In one Flammeovirga yaeyamensis genomic region, the following are encoded:
- a CDS encoding sulfatase family protein — protein MKKLTNSLMAILVLFFLGNIAHADDKDKSPRPNIIMIVLDDLGYADMGFMPNSAKDIYTPNLDKLASEGTVFTSAYVTHPYCGPSRAGILTGRMPHVFGAQFNLAAFSGFGVAKGETFMSDVMQQAGYHTGIVGKWHLGEEGEFHPNERGFDYFYGFLGGGHEYYSNSWLPAATYDPSQYKIGQYAKDYHRPMMKNDTFLETEKGLFLTDVLTDATLDFLDESAKDDEPFFLYLSYNAPHTPLQAKESDIEDMQKHLGKNAAEKGSKRLTYTAMVYNVDYNVKRIVDRLEANGELENTMIVFISDNGGKTTAGADNTPLQGKKGDAYEGGFRVPMFVYYPNSKLEKGGTYTHNISTLDFFPTFAGLAGASIPKSKILDGKDVWTNIIEKTDPRKDESIYVMRHFNANNRTGVVRNNYKLYTDGTGEWQLFDLTKDIGETKDISAKNKKLVSIMKNDVNEWSYTWEEKRPEFFDAPHYNFEMKWDKFNMPNLERTFGDIHKKSK, from the coding sequence ATGAAAAAATTAACCAACAGCTTAATGGCAATTTTAGTGCTCTTCTTCTTAGGGAATATTGCACATGCCGACGACAAAGACAAATCACCTAGACCAAACATTATCATGATTGTTTTGGACGATCTAGGGTATGCAGATATGGGTTTTATGCCTAATTCAGCAAAAGATATTTATACGCCTAATTTAGATAAACTAGCAAGTGAAGGAACTGTATTTACATCTGCTTATGTAACGCATCCTTATTGTGGTCCATCGAGAGCAGGTATACTTACAGGTAGAATGCCTCACGTATTCGGAGCTCAATTTAACTTAGCCGCTTTTTCTGGTTTTGGTGTAGCAAAAGGAGAAACGTTTATGTCTGATGTGATGCAACAGGCAGGTTACCATACAGGTATTGTTGGAAAGTGGCACCTTGGAGAAGAAGGAGAATTCCATCCTAACGAAAGAGGATTCGATTATTTCTACGGATTCTTAGGTGGAGGTCACGAATACTATTCAAATTCTTGGTTACCTGCAGCCACTTACGATCCTTCTCAGTATAAAATTGGTCAGTATGCAAAAGATTACCATCGTCCGATGATGAAAAACGATACATTCTTGGAAACAGAAAAAGGATTGTTCCTTACGGATGTACTAACTGATGCAACTTTAGATTTCCTTGATGAATCTGCAAAAGACGATGAGCCATTCTTCTTGTATTTATCTTACAACGCTCCGCATACTCCACTTCAAGCCAAAGAAAGTGATATCGAAGACATGCAAAAGCATCTAGGAAAAAATGCTGCCGAAAAAGGAAGCAAGCGTTTGACTTATACCGCCATGGTATACAATGTCGATTATAACGTAAAGCGTATAGTTGATAGGTTAGAGGCTAATGGAGAACTAGAAAATACGATGATCGTTTTCATTAGTGATAACGGTGGTAAAACAACAGCAGGAGCTGATAACACTCCATTACAAGGTAAAAAAGGTGATGCTTACGAAGGCGGCTTTAGAGTACCAATGTTCGTGTATTACCCAAATTCTAAATTAGAAAAAGGAGGAACATATACACACAATATTTCTACCTTAGACTTCTTCCCAACATTTGCCGGTTTAGCAGGAGCAAGTATCCCTAAGAGCAAAATTTTAGATGGTAAGGATGTTTGGACGAACATTATCGAAAAGACAGATCCAAGAAAAGACGAAAGTATCTACGTAATGCGTCATTTTAATGCCAATAACAGAACTGGTGTTGTTAGAAACAACTACAAATTATACACAGACGGTACTGGAGAATGGCAATTATTTGATCTGACAAAAGACATTGGGGAAACAAAAGATATCTCTGCAAAAAATAAAAAACTAGTGAGTATCATGAAGAATGATGTGAACGAATGGTCGTACACTTGGGAGGAAAAACGCCCAGAATTCTTCGATGCACCACACTATAACTTCGAAATGAAGTGGGATAAATTCAACATGCCAAATCTGGAAAGAACATTTGGCGATATCCACAAAAAAAGTAAATAG
- a CDS encoding T9SS type A sorting domain-containing protein, translating into MKRIILTTTLSLISIYIFGQVNPLSDPNNEGGWILNKWASDEFNGDDLNRGKWWILGENDEYRAKWKGRAPGQFAGHNVRVENGELILTSNWEPDFDYALETNNGCYYGGTTSGPDGSKPITQASVMSETFFRYGYMEIRCKAADGSVTSAFWTTGYHGEIDMTENYGRRPIGNPQNQPETLERKYRTNLISWDPDKADDHENWKVEDDMGVRMAEDYYVFGFEWDKEYMKTYFNGQLLRSVTKEELEKNDQWRYDYPHELWLSSEVFWWYGLPSEADFTQPLEYKVDYIRVWQKEETQSFFNAKGFEGPFYFQGRSVQWWNSPNHPWRIRNEKAAEGEFSLRFQKEGDFSGNYSIFSPYGSMNLPSGENEVSFQIWIDQETEVDFIEVILSNPRTTIKVDIKDLPKEEWVTVSQTFTRNGSSNQSLEDGDRLQLMLRSRDIQSTKALFYIDDIQFKNDLDEGAPEYPYPDDEYPEEPDGGLPPTSITPPSESSMIIYPNPVSDQLTIKSLDNGWIEVYSSQGELMITLEKKETQTTFSLDQLPSGMYIFMLKTTKGDIKRMKFIKK; encoded by the coding sequence ATGAAAAGAATTATACTTACCACCACTTTATCACTAATATCAATTTATATTTTTGGACAAGTTAACCCTCTATCAGATCCCAATAACGAAGGTGGTTGGATCTTAAATAAATGGGCAAGTGACGAGTTTAATGGTGACGATCTTAATCGTGGAAAATGGTGGATCCTCGGAGAAAATGATGAATATCGAGCAAAATGGAAGGGCAGGGCACCTGGTCAGTTTGCCGGACATAATGTGAGAGTCGAAAACGGGGAACTCATCCTAACATCCAATTGGGAACCCGATTTTGATTATGCTTTAGAAACCAATAACGGATGTTATTACGGTGGAACAACTTCTGGCCCTGACGGTAGCAAACCTATCACTCAAGCAAGTGTAATGAGTGAAACATTTTTTCGATATGGCTACATGGAAATTAGATGTAAAGCAGCGGATGGTTCAGTAACCTCAGCATTTTGGACGACAGGTTACCATGGAGAAATTGATATGACCGAAAACTACGGTCGTCGACCAATAGGAAATCCACAAAATCAGCCAGAAACCTTAGAAAGAAAATACAGAACCAACCTTATCAGTTGGGATCCCGATAAAGCAGACGATCACGAAAATTGGAAAGTAGAAGACGATATGGGTGTTCGTATGGCTGAGGATTATTATGTGTTTGGTTTCGAGTGGGATAAAGAATACATGAAGACCTATTTCAATGGTCAACTTCTCAGATCAGTAACAAAAGAGGAATTAGAAAAGAACGATCAATGGCGTTACGATTATCCTCATGAGTTGTGGTTATCTTCGGAAGTTTTCTGGTGGTACGGCCTGCCTAGTGAAGCAGATTTTACACAACCTCTAGAATATAAAGTAGACTATATCAGAGTGTGGCAAAAGGAGGAAACACAATCCTTCTTTAACGCAAAAGGCTTCGAGGGACCATTTTATTTTCAAGGAAGAAGTGTGCAATGGTGGAATAGCCCCAATCACCCTTGGAGAATAAGAAACGAAAAAGCAGCAGAGGGAGAGTTCAGTTTACGTTTCCAAAAAGAGGGAGATTTCTCAGGAAACTATTCAATTTTCTCACCTTATGGATCTATGAATTTACCTTCTGGGGAAAATGAAGTAAGCTTCCAAATTTGGATCGATCAAGAGACAGAAGTGGATTTTATTGAAGTGATTTTATCCAATCCAAGAACAACTATAAAAGTCGATATCAAAGATCTACCAAAAGAAGAATGGGTGACTGTCTCTCAGACTTTTACTCGAAATGGGAGTTCAAATCAAAGTCTCGAAGATGGCGATAGATTACAGTTAATGCTAAGATCACGTGACATCCAAAGTACAAAAGCTTTATTCTATATCGATGATATTCAGTTTAAAAACGATCTAGATGAGGGTGCTCCAGAATATCCTTATCCAGATGATGAATATCCAGAAGAACCTGATGGCGGATTGCCTCCAACAAGCATCACACCTCCATCGGAATCTTCTATGATTATATATCCAAACCCGGTTTCAGATCAGTTGACTATTAAGAGTTTGGATAATGGATGGATTGAAGTTTACTCATCTCAAGGTGAGTTGATGATTACTTTAGAGAAAAAGGAAACACAAACTACATTCTCTTTAGATCAGCTTCCATCAGGAATGTACATTTTTATGCTGAAAACCACAAAAGGAGACATTAAGAGAATGAAATTCATAAAGAAATAG
- a CDS encoding hybrid sensor histidine kinase/response regulator transcription factor — MYRIKLLAFSCLYLFIFSDNLYGQANDQSLINFTTNEGLSHFGLTSVLEDHKGYIWIGSYNGLNKFNGYDFEIFRNSDDKIVISNNKVRSLYQDKHHNIWIGTEDGITIYYYDQQKFVNFPKHLISNSKSDHPFIINKIFAIDNQIVCISEYDGLLFFNQDTYKIERVHPIEVKNKTYQYIFDAINYNDELILMTTSKGLLMYNVANDTHEYVFTDRFGPAKSITVDNEKNIYVALYNGITHLRIVKQNDDYKFHQIKRFFQNERFLKVDATVEGKLWLGSLSKGCWLVENPILVERNTTLDENSYSKYFEIGRVNAIMDLTKTNKVWISSYNEGLFLYDSQPRAFSYNDLNTDELRGQQFKNKVLESTLWDDEHILCSVYLRGLVNYNTTTNKIEPLPKEFKNNPMPNAWSSVIKDDKGGKWLRYTKGRGVWYYQPKEEVSHWYPIKTNKESKLLKARLTQITTDHFGYYWLTTNQGLYRVKMDQKGNVLSDEKLVEEEHIHISEVNHVKSVLNDTLNQRILVGNTLSGMINIDNSKDIPLSKMKKVQYFTQSSKEKYLPCNHISNIINLADGNIALGTEGSGLLILTELGDQKVVYKTYSESDGLDNNIIKKVVEDDEHTLWITTDSGLNRFNPKTKTFKHFTKENGMHTYAFENIGFKQKNGDIFFAGGNGICGFDPEKTEVSSNLPEFTFGDLVIINKTVHVNDSINGKVILDKPLYQQKEINLAYDQNIFSIELLSLHYSNPKSYKLKYRLLPQDDEWIETSSKFKNASFNGLPPGSYTLEAMASNSKDKWTEPIRLDIVISPPYWKTPLAYSIYVMIILVILFFVGRFVLNHTKLRHKLELEQVERHRVDELNKTKEKMFMNISHEFRTPITLITGPIQVLLKMFQSNQDAFTHLDLINRQSKKMLQLVNQVQDFHKAEQSILKLNKENFDFSDLIVNVKKDFEQLAEKQKKKLLIQGEVNQLFITADENKLEIILNNLLNNAFKFTKKGDTISIRYHYDAEGLKFKVEDTGIGVKAKDLPYVFDRYYQNENSNTYSIGSGIGLAFSKRLVEMHYGSIKVDSTEGEGTCFTVALPVEVNAKEAMNESRMQDLIAQEDDDEKQKILPSALELPTHLYDESLKSLNIFYVEDNEELRTFVNSILSDYFNVTTFVNGKECLDQLEKEWPDLIISDILMPELNGLELCQKIKSDVRTSHIPIILLTSRSSLDDKVKGLEVGADYYISKPFEMKHLIASVQMLLKNRKQLRERFQIDFPVEVEKKNSNKEDAIFIEKFYELIEENLENEDIDMNVFAKGLYLNRTTFFQKVKAITNYTPYELLKIYRLKKAAELLVQEQLPVADVCVRTGFKNRTHFSRMFKEYYGVSPSKYSKSLEQTS; from the coding sequence ATGTATAGAATAAAACTACTTGCATTCTCTTGTTTATATTTATTTATATTTAGTGATAATTTATATGGACAAGCAAACGACCAATCATTAATTAATTTCACCACAAACGAAGGTTTATCTCATTTTGGTTTAACCTCTGTTTTAGAGGATCATAAAGGTTACATTTGGATAGGCAGCTATAATGGTTTAAATAAATTTAATGGCTACGATTTCGAGATCTTCAGAAACTCTGACGATAAAATAGTGATCAGTAATAATAAGGTGAGATCTTTATATCAGGATAAACATCATAATATATGGATTGGCACCGAAGATGGCATTACAATCTATTACTACGATCAACAAAAGTTCGTCAACTTCCCAAAACATCTGATCTCCAATTCAAAATCTGATCATCCTTTTATTATCAATAAGATTTTTGCAATCGATAATCAAATTGTATGTATTTCGGAATATGATGGTTTACTGTTCTTTAATCAGGATACCTATAAAATTGAAAGGGTGCATCCGATAGAAGTTAAGAATAAAACTTATCAATATATTTTTGATGCGATTAATTATAATGATGAATTGATTCTAATGACTACATCAAAAGGTCTTTTGATGTACAATGTGGCGAATGATACGCATGAGTATGTTTTTACCGATCGATTTGGTCCTGCAAAAAGTATTACGGTAGATAATGAAAAGAATATTTATGTGGCCTTATATAATGGGATCACTCACCTGCGCATTGTAAAACAGAATGACGACTATAAGTTCCATCAAATCAAACGTTTTTTCCAGAATGAACGATTCCTAAAAGTAGATGCTACAGTTGAAGGAAAACTTTGGTTGGGGTCTTTATCTAAAGGATGTTGGTTAGTAGAAAACCCGATTCTTGTTGAACGCAATACCACTCTAGATGAAAATTCATACAGCAAATACTTCGAAATTGGGCGTGTGAATGCCATTATGGATCTTACAAAAACCAATAAGGTTTGGATTTCTTCTTACAATGAAGGTTTGTTCTTGTATGATAGTCAGCCTCGGGCGTTTAGTTACAACGACCTCAATACGGATGAGTTAAGAGGACAACAGTTTAAAAACAAAGTTCTTGAGAGCACATTGTGGGATGATGAACATATTTTATGCAGTGTGTATTTAAGAGGTTTGGTGAATTACAATACGACTACGAATAAGATCGAACCGTTGCCAAAAGAGTTTAAAAACAACCCAATGCCGAATGCATGGTCATCGGTGATTAAAGATGATAAAGGTGGGAAGTGGTTAAGATATACAAAAGGCAGAGGAGTTTGGTATTATCAGCCGAAAGAAGAGGTAAGTCATTGGTACCCAATTAAAACCAATAAAGAATCGAAGCTATTAAAAGCAAGGTTAACTCAAATTACCACGGATCACTTCGGATATTATTGGTTAACAACCAATCAGGGGTTGTATAGAGTTAAGATGGATCAAAAAGGAAATGTATTATCTGATGAAAAATTAGTTGAGGAAGAACACATCCATATTTCTGAGGTGAATCACGTAAAAAGTGTATTGAACGATACCCTTAACCAAAGAATTTTAGTAGGAAATACATTAAGTGGGATGATTAACATCGACAATAGTAAAGATATTCCTTTAAGTAAGATGAAAAAAGTGCAATACTTTACACAATCTTCAAAAGAGAAATATCTTCCTTGTAATCATATCTCGAATATTATCAATTTAGCAGATGGGAACATTGCACTAGGAACAGAAGGTTCTGGTTTACTGATCCTTACAGAGCTAGGTGATCAGAAAGTGGTTTATAAAACCTATTCAGAAAGCGATGGTTTGGACAACAATATCATTAAAAAAGTGGTGGAAGATGACGAACATACTTTGTGGATTACGACGGATAGTGGTTTAAATCGTTTCAATCCGAAAACCAAAACGTTTAAACATTTCACCAAAGAAAATGGAATGCATACGTATGCTTTCGAAAACATCGGTTTTAAACAAAAGAATGGAGATATCTTCTTTGCTGGAGGTAATGGTATTTGTGGTTTTGATCCTGAAAAAACAGAGGTTTCCTCTAACCTACCTGAGTTTACTTTTGGCGATTTAGTGATTATCAATAAAACAGTGCATGTAAATGACAGTATCAATGGCAAGGTCATTTTAGATAAGCCGTTGTATCAACAAAAGGAAATCAATTTGGCTTATGATCAGAATATCTTTTCGATTGAATTATTATCATTACACTACTCGAATCCAAAGAGTTATAAATTAAAATATCGACTTTTACCTCAAGACGATGAATGGATAGAAACATCTTCTAAGTTTAAAAATGCATCATTTAACGGTTTACCTCCGGGATCTTATACGTTGGAAGCGATGGCATCAAATTCAAAAGATAAATGGACTGAACCGATACGTTTAGATATTGTCATCTCCCCTCCATATTGGAAAACACCGTTGGCCTACAGCATCTACGTGATGATAATCCTTGTGATTTTATTCTTTGTTGGTCGTTTTGTCTTGAACCACACCAAATTGAGACACAAATTAGAACTGGAACAAGTAGAAAGACATCGTGTGGACGAACTGAATAAAACAAAGGAAAAGATGTTTATGAATATCTCTCATGAATTCAGAACACCGATTACTTTAATTACTGGGCCTATCCAAGTACTATTGAAAATGTTCCAATCCAATCAGGATGCCTTTACACATTTGGACTTGATCAACAGACAATCGAAAAAAATGTTGCAATTGGTCAATCAGGTGCAAGATTTCCATAAAGCAGAACAAAGCATTTTAAAACTAAACAAAGAGAACTTTGATTTTAGTGATCTGATCGTCAATGTCAAAAAAGACTTTGAGCAATTGGCCGAAAAACAGAAAAAGAAACTATTGATTCAGGGAGAAGTCAATCAACTTTTCATTACAGCTGATGAGAATAAGTTAGAAATCATCCTCAACAACTTATTGAATAACGCTTTCAAGTTTACTAAAAAAGGTGACACAATTTCTATCCGTTACCATTATGATGCTGAGGGATTGAAATTTAAGGTAGAAGATACGGGGATTGGGGTGAAAGCCAAGGACTTACCTTATGTTTTCGATCGATACTATCAAAATGAAAATTCGAATACCTACTCTATTGGTTCTGGTATCGGATTGGCCTTTTCGAAACGATTGGTAGAAATGCACTACGGTAGCATCAAGGTAGATAGTACAGAAGGTGAAGGCACTTGCTTTACAGTCGCTCTTCCTGTAGAAGTAAATGCGAAAGAGGCGATGAACGAATCAAGAATGCAAGATCTTATCGCTCAAGAAGATGATGATGAAAAGCAGAAAATACTTCCTTCGGCACTGGAATTACCGACACATTTGTACGATGAAAGTCTGAAGAGTTTGAATATTTTCTATGTGGAAGACAATGAGGAATTAAGAACTTTCGTGAACAGCATTCTATCGGATTACTTTAATGTCACCACTTTCGTGAATGGTAAGGAATGCTTGGATCAGCTCGAAAAAGAATGGCCTGATTTGATTATCAGCGATATCTTGATGCCGGAATTAAATGGTCTAGAATTGTGTCAGAAAATAAAATCTGATGTCCGCACCTCTCATATTCCAATCATCTTGCTCACCTCAAGGTCTTCTTTAGACGACAAAGTAAAAGGTTTGGAAGTGGGCGCTGACTACTACATCTCTAAGCCATTCGAAATGAAACACTTAATTGCATCCGTTCAAATGTTACTGAAAAACAGAAAGCAATTGAGAGAACGTTTCCAAATCGATTTCCCTGTAGAAGTAGAGAAGAAAAACTCCAATAAAGAAGATGCGATCTTTATTGAGAAATTCTACGAATTGATAGAAGAGAACCTCGAAAATGAAGACATCGATATGAATGTGTTCGCCAAAGGACTTTACCTAAATCGTACGACCTTCTTCCAAAAGGTAAAAGCAATTACCAACTATACTCCTTACGAATTACTGAAGATCTACCGCCTGAAAAAAGCGGCTGAACTTCTCGTACAAGAACAATTGCCGGTGGCTGATGTTTGTGTGAGAACTGGCTTTAAAAATAGAACTCACTTTAGTAGAATGTTTAAGGAATACTATGGGGTTTCGCCGAGTAAGTATAGTAAGAGTTTGGAGCAGACGAGTTGA